A single region of the Kryptolebias marmoratus isolate JLee-2015 linkage group LG10, ASM164957v2, whole genome shotgun sequence genome encodes:
- the eml5 gene encoding echinoderm microtubule-associated protein-like 5 isoform X4, whose translation MADRTAPNCHLRLEWVYGYRGHQCRNNLYYTAAKEIVYFVAGVGVVYNTREHKQKFYLGHNDDIISLALHPERVLVATGQVGKEPYICVWDSYTVQTVSILKDVHTHGIACLAFDLEGQCLVSVGLDSKNTICVWDWRRGKVLAAAPGHTDRIFDISWDLYQPNKLVSCGVKHIKFWSLCGNALTPKRGVFGKTGDLQTILCLACAKDEVTYSGALNGDIYVWKGVNLMRSIQGAHGSGIFSMNACEEGFATGGRDGCVRLWDLNFKPITVIDLRETDQGYKVARGENSRGLSVRSVCWRGDHILVGTQDSEIFEVVVHDRNKPFLIMQGHCEGELWALAVHPTKPLAMTGSDDRSVRIWSLIDHALIARCNMEEPIRCAAVSTDGIHLALGMKDGSFTVLRVRDMTEVVHIKDRKEAIHELKYSPDGAHLAVGSNENSVDIYGVVQRYKKVGECIGSNSFITHMDWSTDSKHLQTNDGSGRRLFYRMPSGKEVTNKEELKLVQWASWTCVLGPEVNGIWPKYSDINDINSVDANFNNQVLVTADDYGLVKLMRYPCIRKGAKFKKYLGHSAHITNVRWSHDYQWVITIGGADHSVFQWKFIPERKSKEALHIAPQETLADSNSEESDSDQSDVPEMDSEIEQETQLTYRRQVYKEDLPQLKEQCKEKHRATAMKKKDRAPGNGIKLHFIHGYRGYDCRSNLFYTQTGEIVYHVAAVGVVYNRQQNTQRFYMGHDDDILCLAIHPLKDYVATGQVGRDSPVHIWDTETLKPMSVLKGFHQLGVCALDFSADGKRLASVGLDDNHTIVLWDWRKGEKLSAMRGSKDKIFVVKTNPYLPDKLITAGVKHMKFWHKAGGGLIGRKGNMGKTETMMCAVYGWSEEMVFSGTCTGDICIWRDMFLMKTVKAHDGPVFSMHALEKGFVTGGKDGIVALWDDTFERCLKTYAIKRAVLAPGSKGLLLEDNPSIRAISLGHGHILVGTKNGEILEVDKSGPITLLVQGHMEGEVWGLATHPHLPLCATVSDDKTLRIWDLSPSHCMLAVRKLRKGGRCCCFSPDGKALAVGLNDGSFLIVNADTLEDLVSFHHRKDIISDIRFSPGAGKYLAVASGDSFVDIYNVMSSKRVGVCKGCLNYITHLDWDKRGKLLQVNTAAKEQFFFEAPRGKRQTIPATEVEKIDWSTWTCVLGPSVEGVWPVITEVTEVTSACLSNDRRVLATGDDLGYIKLFRYPVKGKYAKFKRYVAHSTHVTNVRWTHDDSLLVTVGGGDMCLMIWAHEPEGLREFKLCDSEESDVESEDDGGYDSDVTRENEINYTIKALSTNMRPMTGVKPHLQLKEPSIDERQGVVRGSRPPVSRALPQPEKLQTNNVGKKKRPIEDLVLELVFGYRGNDCRNNVHYLNEGADVIYHTASVGIVLNLTTSCQSFYTEHSDDILCLTINQHPKFPNVVATGQVGDAGDMSATSPSIHVWDAMTKQTLSVLRCFHSGGVCSVSFSATGRLLLSVGLDPEHTVTIWKWQEGAKVASRIGHTQRIFVAEFRPDSDTHFVSVGIKHVRFWTLAGRALLSKKGVLSSLEDARMQTMLSVAFGAVP comes from the exons ATGGCTGACAGGACTGCTCCCAACTGCCACCTGAGACTGGAGTGGGTGTACGGATACCGGGGACATCAGTGCCGCAACAACCTGTACTACACCGCCGCCAAAGAGATTGTCTACTTCGTCGCGGGTGTGGGAGTTGTGTACAACACCCGGGAGCACAAGCAGAAATTCTACCTGGGGCACAACGACGACATTATCAG TTTAGCGCTGCATCCGGAGCGCGTGCTGGTGGCCACGGGGCAAGTGGGCAAGGAGCCTTACATCTGCGTGTGGGACTCCTACACTGTGCAAACTGTGTCCATCCTCAAAGACGTGCACACACATGGGATCGCCTGTCTGGCCTTTGACCTTGAGGGACAG TGTCTGGTGTCTGTGGGCTTGGACtcaaaaaacacaatctgtgtgTGGGATTGGAGGAGAGGGAAGGTTCTGGCAGCCGCTCCCGGTCATACAGACAGG aTATTTGACATATCGTGGGATTTGTATCAGCCGAACAAGCTTGTAAGCTGTGGTGTCAAACATATCAAG TTTTGGAGCTTATGCGGTAATGCTCTCACACCCAAGCGTGGCGTTTTTGGCAAAACGGGGGATCTCCAAACCATCCTCTGCCTCGCCTGCGCCAAGGACGAGGTCACGTATTCAGGTGCCTTGAATGGTGACATCTATGTCTGGAAAGGGGTCAACCTGATGAGGTCCATTCAAGGAGCTCATGGG tcaGGGATTTTCAGCATGAATGCCTGTGAGGAGGGCTTCGCTACTGGGGGACGGGACGGCTGCGTTCGGCTGTGGGATCTCAACTTCAAACCAATTACTGTCATCGATCTCAGGGAAACAGACCAAGGATATAAAG TAGCTAGGGGTGAAAATAGCCGAG GGCTGTCGGTGCGCAGCGTGTGCTGGCGGGGAGATCACATCCTGGTGGGCACGCAGGACAGCGAGATCTTCGAGGTGGTGGTTCACGACCGCAACAAGCCCTTCCTTATCATGCAGGGTCACTGTGAGGGCGAGCTGTGGGCGCTGGCTGTGCATCCCACTAAACCTCTGGCCATGACAGGAAGTGACGACCGCTCAGTCAG GATTTGGAGCCTTATAGATCATGCACTGATAGCTCGCTGCAACATGGAGGAGCCGATCCGCTGTGCAGCTGTGAGCACTGATGGTATTCATCTGGCGCTGGGAATGAAGGATGGCTCGTTCACCGTTCTGAGAGTCAG GGATATGACGGAGGTGGTCCACATaaaggacaggaaagaggcCATTCACGAGCTCAAGTACTCCCCTGATGGGGCCCATTTGGCTGTTGGCTCCAATGAAAACTCAGTGGACATCTACGGCGTGGTGCAGAGGTACAAGAAAGTGGGCGAGTGCATCGGCTCCAACAGCTTCATCACACACATGGACTGGTCCACGGACAGCAAACACCTTCAGACCAACGACGGCAGCGGCAGACGCCTCTTCTACAGGATGCCAA GTGGAAAGGAGGTGACCAACaaggaggagctgaagctggTGCAGTGGGCTTCGTGGACGTGTGTGTTGGGCCCCGAGGTTAATGGCATCTGGCCCAAATACTCGGATATCAACGACATCAACTCTGTGGACGCCAACTTTAACAATCAAGTCTTAGTGACCGCTGATGACTATGGATTGGTCAAACTGATGCGATATCCGTGCATAAGAAAGG gcgcaaaatttaaaaagtatttaggCCACTCGGCTCACATCACTAACGTTAGATGGTCACATGATTATCAGTGGGTCATAACTATCGGCGGTGCGGATCACTCGGTGTTCCAGTGGAAGTTTATTCCTGAGAGAAAGTCCAAAGAGGCTCTTCATATAGCGCCACAAG AGACCTTGGCAGACTCTAACAGCGAAGAATCAGACTCGGATCAGTCAGACGTGCCCGAGATGGACTCGGAAATCGAGCAGGAGACACAGCTAACGTATCGGCGGCAG GTTTACAAAGAAGATCTACCTCAGCTCAAAGAGCAGTGCAAAGAGAAACATCGAGCCACAGCCATGAAAAAGAAAGACCGAGCACCAGGGAATGGTATTAAGCTGCACTTCATTCATGG CTACAGGGGCTACGACTGCAGAAGCAACCTGTTCTACACCCAAACAGGGGAGATTGTCTACCATGTAGCTGCTGTGGGGGTTGTGTACAACAGACAACAAAATACTCAGCGATTCTACATGGGTCACGATGATGACATCCTCTGTCTGGCTATCCATCCACTGAAGGATTATGTAGCAACAGGCCAG GTTGGCAGAGACTCCCCAGTCCACATATGGGATACAGAAACGTTAAAACCCATGTCCGTGTTGAAGGGGTTCCACCAGCTTGGGGTGTGCGCTCTGGACTTTTCAG CGGATGGCAAGCGGCTGGCCTCGGTCGGCCTGGATGACAATCACACCATTGTGCTGTGGGACTGGAGGAAGGGGGAGAAGCTGTCCGCCATGCG AGGAagcaaagacaagatatttgtTGTCAAAACAAACCCCTACCTGCCTGACAAGCTCATCACTGCTGGTGTGAAACACATGAAGTTTTGGCATAAAGCTG GCGGTGGTCTAATTGGACGCAAGGGGAACATGGGGAAGACTGAGACGATGATGTGTGCCGTGTACGGCTGGTCAGAGGAGATGGTGTTTTCAGGCACCTGCACGGGGGATATTTGCATCTGGAGAGACATGTTCCTGATGAAGACTGTCAAAGCTCATGACGGCCCTGTTTTCAGCATGCACGCTCTTGAAAAA GGATTTGTGACGGGTGGAAAGGATGGTATCGTCGCTCTTTGGGATGACACCTTCGAGAGATGCCTCAAGACCTACGCTATCAAAAGAGCAGTCCTAGCTCCTGGCTCTAAAG GGCTGCTGTTAGAGGACAATCCGTCCATACGTGCCATTTCCCTCGGCCACGGCCACATCCTCGTGGGCACGAAGAACGGCGAAATCTTGGAGGTGGACAAGAGCGGCCCCATCACTCTCCTCGTCCAG GGTCATATGGAGGGCGAAGTGTGGGGCCTGGCCACTCATCCTCATCTCCCTCTCTGTGCCACCGTCAGCGATGACAAAACCCTGCGCATATGGGACCTCTCACCCAGCCACTGCATGCTGGCTGTACGCAAACTCAGGAAAG GCggccgctgctgctgcttctccccGGATGGGAAAGCCTTAGCGGTGGGGCTGAATGACGGCAGTTTTCTCATCGTGAACGCAGACACCCTGGAGGACCTGGTGTCCTTCCACCACCGCAAGGACATCATCTCCGATATCCGATTCTCTCCAG GAGCTGGGAAGTACCTTGCAGTCGCCTCAGGAGACAGTTTTGTGGACATTTACAACGTAATGAGCAGCAAACGGGTGGGAGTGTGCAAAGGATGCCTCAATTACATCACCCATCTGGATTGGGACAAAAGAG GAAAACTTCTCCAAGTTAACACAGCGGCCAAAGAGCAGTTCTTTTTCGAGGCACCTCGTGGCAAGAGGCAGACCATCCCGGCTACGGAG GTGGAGAAGATTGACTGGAGCACTTGGACCTGTGTCCTGGGGCCGTCTGTTGAAGGCGTTTGGCCTGTGATcactgaggtcactgaggtgaCCTCTGCCTGCCTTAGTAACGACAGGAGGGTGCTAGCAACAGGAGATGATTTAGGATACATCAAGCTCTTTAGATATCCTGTGAAG ggaaagTATGCAAAGTTCAAACGCTACGTGGCACATAGCACACATGTTACCAATGTGCGATGGACCCACGATGACAGCCTCCTGGTGACGGTGGGCGGGGGTGACATGTGCCTCATGATCTGGGCCCACGAGCCCGAGGGCCTCCGGGAATTCAAGCTGTGCGACAGCGAGGAGTCGGACGTCGAAAGCGAGGACGACGGAG GTTACGACAGCGACGTGACGAGGGAGAACGAGATCAACTACACCATCAAGGCCTTATCCACCAACATGCGACCAATGACGGGAGTGAAGCCccacctgcagctgaaggagcCCTCCATCGACGAAAG ACAAGGGGTGGTCAG AGGGTCGAG GCCTCCTGTCAGCAGAGCGCTGCCTCAGCCAGAAAAGCTGCAGACCAACAACGTCGGCAAAAAGAAGAGACCTATTGAG GACCTGGTGCTGGAGCTGGTGTTCGGTTACCGTGGCAACGACTGCCGCAACAACGTGCACTACCTGAACGAGGGGGCGGACGTCATCTACCACACGGCCTCCGTCGGCATCGTCCTCAACCTGACGACCT cctgcCAAAGTTTCTACACCGAACACAGTGACGATATTTTGTGCCTGACAATCAATCAACACCCTAAATTCCCCAACGTGGTGGCAACTGGCCAAGTAG GTGATGCTGGCGACATGTCAG CCAcgtctccatccatccatgtgtGGGACGCTATGACCAAGCAGACGCTGTCGGTGCTGCGCTGTTTCCACTCCGGAGGGGTTTGCTCTGTCAGCTTCAGTGCCACAGGAAGGCTCCTGCTGTCTGTGGGCCTGGACCCTGAACACACCGTCACCATCTGGAAGTGGCAGGAGG GTGCCAAAGTGGCCAGCCGGATAGGCCACACCCAGAGGATCTTTGTGGCAGAGTTTCGGCCCGACTCAGACACACATTTTGTGTCTGTGGGCATCAAGCACGTGCGTTTCTGGACGTTAGCGGGTCGAGCTTTGCTCAGCAAGAAAGGTGTGCTGAGTTCCCTGGAGGACGCCCGGATGCAGACCATGCTCTCTGTAGCATTTGGAGCT
- the ttc8 gene encoding tetratricopeptide repeat protein 8 isoform X2, translating to MEVTMDPLFLALSYFRRRKLQQCSDICTKVLQDSPYDQAAWSLKTRALTEMVYIDEVDVDQEGIAEMMLDENSIAQVARPGTSLRLPGTSQGGGPTPAVRPMTQSGRPVTGFVRPSTQSGRPGTMEQAIKTPRTASTARPVTGCSGRFIRSGTASMLTNPEGPFINLSRLNLAKYSQKPSLSRTLFEYIFHHESDVKNALDLAAQATEHAQFKDWWWKVQLGKCYYRLGLYREAEKQFRSALNHQEVVDTYLHLAKVYRRLDQPITALNLFKQGLDHFPGEVTLLTGIARIHEEMNNISSATEYYKEVLKQDNTHVEAIACIGSNHFYTDQPEIALRFYRRLLQMGVYNCQLYNNLGLCCFYAQQYDMTLSSFERALALVANDEEQADVWYNIGHVAVGIGDLTLAYQCFKLTLAFNNDHAEAYNNLAVLELRKGHIEQSKAFLQTAASVAPHMYEPHFNLSILCEKIGDLQSSYTAAQKSEDAFPEHVDTQQLLKQLRQHFVVL from the exons ATGGAGGTCACCATGGACCCTCTGTTTCTTGCGCTGAGCTATTTCAGGAGGCGGAAACTTCAGCAGTGTTCGGACATTTGTACCAAAGTCCTCCAAGACAGTCCCTACGACCAG GCTGCGTGGAGCTTGAAAACCCGCGCCCTCACAGAGATGGTGTACATTGATGAAGTTGACGTTGACCAGGAGGGAATTGCTGAAATGATGCTGGATGAGAACTCCATTGCACAAGTTGCAC GTCCGGGTACATCACTGAGGCTCCCCGGAACGAGTCAGGGTGGAGGTCCCACCCCAGCTGTCAG GCCTATGACACAGTCAGGCCGTCCGGTCACGGGATTTGTGAGACCGAGCACACAGTCAGGGCGTCCTGGGACGATGGAACAAGCCATCAAAACTCCACGCACGGCAAGCACTGCTCGTCCCGTCACCGGTTGTTCTGGTAGATTCATTCGTTCGGGAACA GCTTCAATGTTAACCAACCCAGAAGGACCTTTTATAAATTTGTCAAGACTAAATCTGGCCAAGTATTCCCAAAAGCCCAGCTTATCCAGG ACGCTGTTTGAGTACATCTTCCATCATGAAAGTGACGTAAAAAAC GCTTTAGATCTGGCTGCTCAGGCTACTGAGCATGCCCAGTTCAAAGACTGGTGGTGGAAAGTTCAGCTGGGAAAATGTTACTACAG GCTGGGTTTATACAGAGAAGCGGAGAAACAGTTTCGATCAGCTCTCAATCACCAAGAGGTGGTAGACACATACCTCCACCTTGCAAAG GTCTATCGACGCCTGGATCAACCAATAACAGCCCTCAACCTTTTCAAGCAAGGCCTGGACCACTTCCCCGGGGAGGTCACGCTTCTGACAGGAATCGCTCGCATCCACGAG GAAATGAATAACATCTCCTCAGCCACCGAGTACTACAAAGAGGTCTTGAAACAGGACAACACACACGTGGAGGCGATCGCCTGCATAGGCAGCAACCACTTCTACACGGATCAGCCCGAGATCGCCCTGCGCTTCTACAG ACGGCTGCTCCAGATGGGCGTATATAACTGCCAGCTGTACAACAACCTGGGCCTGTGCTGTTTCTACGCTCAGCAGTACGATATGACTCTGTCCTCGTTTGAGAGGGCTTTGGCTCTGGTAGCCAATGACGAAGAGCAGGCAGATGTCTGGTACAACATTGGACATGTTGCTGTG GGCATAGGGGACTTGACCCTGGCATATCAGTGTTTCAAACTGACTCTGGCTTTCAATAATGATCATGCCGAGGCCTATAATAATCTGGCTGTACTGGAGCTGCGCAAAGGTCATATTGAACAG TCCAAAGCTTTCCTACAAACGGCTGCATCAGTGGCGCCTCACATGTATGAGCCGCACTTCAACCTCTCCATTCTCTGCGAAAAG ATTGGAGACCTTCAGAGCAGCTACACTGCGGCCCAAAAGTCTGAGGATGCTTTTCCGGAGCACGTCGACACCCAGCAGCTCCTCAAGCAGCTTCGGCAGCACTTTGTGGTGCTGTGA
- the ttc8 gene encoding tetratricopeptide repeat protein 8 isoform X1, which produces MEVTMDPLFLALSYFRRRKLQQCSDICTKVLQDSPYDQDSSLLISEAAWSLKTRALTEMVYIDEVDVDQEGIAEMMLDENSIAQVARPGTSLRLPGTSQGGGPTPAVRPMTQSGRPVTGFVRPSTQSGRPGTMEQAIKTPRTASTARPVTGCSGRFIRSGTASMLTNPEGPFINLSRLNLAKYSQKPSLSRTLFEYIFHHESDVKNALDLAAQATEHAQFKDWWWKVQLGKCYYRLGLYREAEKQFRSALNHQEVVDTYLHLAKVYRRLDQPITALNLFKQGLDHFPGEVTLLTGIARIHEEMNNISSATEYYKEVLKQDNTHVEAIACIGSNHFYTDQPEIALRFYRRLLQMGVYNCQLYNNLGLCCFYAQQYDMTLSSFERALALVANDEEQADVWYNIGHVAVGIGDLTLAYQCFKLTLAFNNDHAEAYNNLAVLELRKGHIEQSKAFLQTAASVAPHMYEPHFNLSILCEKIGDLQSSYTAAQKSEDAFPEHVDTQQLLKQLRQHFVVL; this is translated from the exons ATGGAGGTCACCATGGACCCTCTGTTTCTTGCGCTGAGCTATTTCAGGAGGCGGAAACTTCAGCAGTGTTCGGACATTTGTACCAAAGTCCTCCAAGACAGTCCCTACGACCAG GACTCATCCTTGCTTATCTCAGAG GCTGCGTGGAGCTTGAAAACCCGCGCCCTCACAGAGATGGTGTACATTGATGAAGTTGACGTTGACCAGGAGGGAATTGCTGAAATGATGCTGGATGAGAACTCCATTGCACAAGTTGCAC GTCCGGGTACATCACTGAGGCTCCCCGGAACGAGTCAGGGTGGAGGTCCCACCCCAGCTGTCAG GCCTATGACACAGTCAGGCCGTCCGGTCACGGGATTTGTGAGACCGAGCACACAGTCAGGGCGTCCTGGGACGATGGAACAAGCCATCAAAACTCCACGCACGGCAAGCACTGCTCGTCCCGTCACCGGTTGTTCTGGTAGATTCATTCGTTCGGGAACA GCTTCAATGTTAACCAACCCAGAAGGACCTTTTATAAATTTGTCAAGACTAAATCTGGCCAAGTATTCCCAAAAGCCCAGCTTATCCAGG ACGCTGTTTGAGTACATCTTCCATCATGAAAGTGACGTAAAAAAC GCTTTAGATCTGGCTGCTCAGGCTACTGAGCATGCCCAGTTCAAAGACTGGTGGTGGAAAGTTCAGCTGGGAAAATGTTACTACAG GCTGGGTTTATACAGAGAAGCGGAGAAACAGTTTCGATCAGCTCTCAATCACCAAGAGGTGGTAGACACATACCTCCACCTTGCAAAG GTCTATCGACGCCTGGATCAACCAATAACAGCCCTCAACCTTTTCAAGCAAGGCCTGGACCACTTCCCCGGGGAGGTCACGCTTCTGACAGGAATCGCTCGCATCCACGAG GAAATGAATAACATCTCCTCAGCCACCGAGTACTACAAAGAGGTCTTGAAACAGGACAACACACACGTGGAGGCGATCGCCTGCATAGGCAGCAACCACTTCTACACGGATCAGCCCGAGATCGCCCTGCGCTTCTACAG ACGGCTGCTCCAGATGGGCGTATATAACTGCCAGCTGTACAACAACCTGGGCCTGTGCTGTTTCTACGCTCAGCAGTACGATATGACTCTGTCCTCGTTTGAGAGGGCTTTGGCTCTGGTAGCCAATGACGAAGAGCAGGCAGATGTCTGGTACAACATTGGACATGTTGCTGTG GGCATAGGGGACTTGACCCTGGCATATCAGTGTTTCAAACTGACTCTGGCTTTCAATAATGATCATGCCGAGGCCTATAATAATCTGGCTGTACTGGAGCTGCGCAAAGGTCATATTGAACAG TCCAAAGCTTTCCTACAAACGGCTGCATCAGTGGCGCCTCACATGTATGAGCCGCACTTCAACCTCTCCATTCTCTGCGAAAAG ATTGGAGACCTTCAGAGCAGCTACACTGCGGCCCAAAAGTCTGAGGATGCTTTTCCGGAGCACGTCGACACCCAGCAGCTCCTCAAGCAGCTTCGGCAGCACTTTGTGGTGCTGTGA
- the LOC108232874 gene encoding CD209 antigen-like isoform X1: MEEKETTTGSYVKLGGSVESTEDELPLHSNQEQQVTMCTLRPEFSLHHYKLLAVSLAALAAILLAVNVGLGIYYRKLTDGNIVRDLNREIAKLQVSYNAAVRSRDEAQKQLETERRQQQVTKWERDHLDRRAKEYQKQVDKIHMETASLKSHLPMISEGCRHCLPGWTFLSSRCFYFPLSNTAYRTTWQAARQFCQKRGSDLAIIDSREKTLAITELVQNNQDSSGSFYQNGFWIGLRDTEEEGVWKWIDGMRLTEGYWNVGEPNNHNNEDCAAVYPHSNPFLSWNDAPCNYNLKWICEMSPRAMG, translated from the exons ATGGAGGAGAAAGAAACTACGACCGGCTCCTACGTTAAACTCGGCGGTTCTGTCGAATCCACCGAGGATGAACTTCCTCTGCACTCAAACCAGGAACAGCAAG TGACCATGTGCACACTGAGACCTGAGTTCAGTTTGCACCACTACAAGCTGCTCGCCGTGAGCCTGGCGGCGCTCGCTGCCATCCTGCTGGCGGTTAACGTTGGCCTTGGAATCTACT acaGAAAACTTACTGACGGCAACATTGTGAGGGACTTGAACAGAGAGATAGCCAAACTGCAGGTTTCCTACAATGCTGCGGTCCGAAGCAGGGATGAAGCCCAGAAGCAGCTGGAGACGGAGCGCAGACAGCAGCAGGTCACCAAGTGGGAGCGGGACCACCTGGACAGGAGAGCCAAGGAGTACCAAAAGCAGGTGGACAAAATTCACATGGAAACTGCATCACTGAAATCCCACCTGCCGATGATAA GTGAGGGCTGCAGACACTGCTTGCCTGGATGGACTTTCTTGAGCTCACGCTGTTTCTACTTCCCGCTCTCCAACACGGCTTACCGCACGACGTGGCAGGCGGCCCGACAGTTCTGCCAGAAGCGGGGCAGCGACTTGGCCATCATcgacagcagagagaaaact CTGGCAATAACCGAGCTGGTACAGAACAATCAGGACTCCTCCGGCTCATTTTACCAGAATGGCTTCTGGATCGGACTGAGAGACACAGAAGAGGAAGGAGTTTGGAAATGGATTGACGGGATGAGACTGACTGAGGG GTACTGGAATGTCGGAGAGCCGAACAACCACAACAACGAGGACTGTGCAGCTGTGTATCCCCATAGCAACCCCTTCCTGTCTTGGAATGATGCACCGTGCAACTACAACCTGAAGTGGATCTGTGAAATGTCACCAAGGGCTATGGGTTAA
- the LOC108232874 gene encoding CD209 antigen-like protein C isoform X2, with product MEEKETTTGSYVKLGGSVESTEDELPLHSNQEQQDRKLTDGNIVRDLNREIAKLQVSYNAAVRSRDEAQKQLETERRQQQVTKWERDHLDRRAKEYQKQVDKIHMETASLKSHLPMISEGCRHCLPGWTFLSSRCFYFPLSNTAYRTTWQAARQFCQKRGSDLAIIDSREKTLAITELVQNNQDSSGSFYQNGFWIGLRDTEEEGVWKWIDGMRLTEGYWNVGEPNNHNNEDCAAVYPHSNPFLSWNDAPCNYNLKWICEMSPRAMG from the exons ATGGAGGAGAAAGAAACTACGACCGGCTCCTACGTTAAACTCGGCGGTTCTGTCGAATCCACCGAGGATGAACTTCCTCTGCACTCAAACCAGGAACAGCAAG acaGAAAACTTACTGACGGCAACATTGTGAGGGACTTGAACAGAGAGATAGCCAAACTGCAGGTTTCCTACAATGCTGCGGTCCGAAGCAGGGATGAAGCCCAGAAGCAGCTGGAGACGGAGCGCAGACAGCAGCAGGTCACCAAGTGGGAGCGGGACCACCTGGACAGGAGAGCCAAGGAGTACCAAAAGCAGGTGGACAAAATTCACATGGAAACTGCATCACTGAAATCCCACCTGCCGATGATAA GTGAGGGCTGCAGACACTGCTTGCCTGGATGGACTTTCTTGAGCTCACGCTGTTTCTACTTCCCGCTCTCCAACACGGCTTACCGCACGACGTGGCAGGCGGCCCGACAGTTCTGCCAGAAGCGGGGCAGCGACTTGGCCATCATcgacagcagagagaaaact CTGGCAATAACCGAGCTGGTACAGAACAATCAGGACTCCTCCGGCTCATTTTACCAGAATGGCTTCTGGATCGGACTGAGAGACACAGAAGAGGAAGGAGTTTGGAAATGGATTGACGGGATGAGACTGACTGAGGG GTACTGGAATGTCGGAGAGCCGAACAACCACAACAACGAGGACTGTGCAGCTGTGTATCCCCATAGCAACCCCTTCCTGTCTTGGAATGATGCACCGTGCAACTACAACCTGAAGTGGATCTGTGAAATGTCACCAAGGGCTATGGGTTAA